A single Triticum dicoccoides isolate Atlit2015 ecotype Zavitan chromosome 2A, WEW_v2.0, whole genome shotgun sequence DNA region contains:
- the LOC119354927 gene encoding protein XRI1-like, which yields MDPRRDGGGGGGGASGDGDGNNQILWDWQEKEHGEPSDGNHDVAKFVWDCLNRDDDDDELLGLLGNQTPLRDCRAFFDIGDITCKETLDLEESRESKRRRVLEYPSEVNQPEVGDHEMCSNFVTSEVAETSLLCTDEPQSLNWNMQLNSDDLDKFSSLSNGASYEPSDNQLDNYSEGATIYYTPDQMPSSQESVTYIGCQTDVPGTSVIAPVTESLIMHETRKLSTLKVSKGGSSMIKAKQNVTTSIAYPFTLIKPSWEEGDVTLKDINQRIHAPPKKPPEILETSAFSGKPVIGKTRIRTEGGKGSITILRTKG from the exons TCTGTGGGATTGGCAAGAGAAGGAGCATGGCGAACCTAGTGATGGAAATCATG ATGTTGCTAAGTTCGTGTGGGATTGCCTCAAccgagatgatgatgatgatgagctacTTGGATTACTGGGAAATCAAACTCCTCTGCGAGACTGCCGGGCCTTCTTTGATATTGGGG ATATCACTTGCAAGGAGACACTAGACCTGGAGGAGTCTCGGGAATCAAAGCGGCGACGCGTGTTGGAGTACCCTTCTGAGGTTAATCAGCCAGAAGTTGGTGATCATGAAATGTGTTCTAATTTTGTGACATCTGAG GTAGCAGAGACTTCATTGCTTTGCACTGATGAACCACAGAGTTTAAACTGGAATATGCAGCTCAATTCAGATGATTTAG ATAAGTTCAGTTCCTTGTCTAATGGAGCATCCTACGAGCCATCAGATAATCAATTGGATAATTACTCTGAAGGAGCTACTATCTACTACACGCCTGATCAAAT GCCTTCTAGCCAGGAGAGCGTTACATACATTGGTTGTCAAACCGATGTGCCAG GAACAAGTGTGATTGCTCCGGTGACAGAAAGTCTCATAATGCATGAGACTAGGAAACTTTCTACGCTCAAAGTATCTAAAG GAGGAAGCTCGATGATCAAGGCGAAGCAAAATGTAACTACATCTATAGCATACCCTTTTACCCTTATCAAACCATCTTGGGAAGAAGGAGATGTCACTCTCAAGGATATAAATCAGCGCATCCATGCTCCTCCAAAGAAGCCTCCAGAAATCCTGGAAACTTCAGCTTTCTCTGGGAAGCCCGTCATTGGCAAGACAAGAATCAGAACAGAAGGTGGGAAAGGCAGCATCACAATACTAAGAACCAAGGGCTGA